The DNA segment GGTCGATGGCGCCGCCAGCAAGCTGAACAACGCGCTGGAACACTTCTACGGCAAGCTGCGTAGTAAGCGCGTGATCCTTGAAGCGCATGACCCCGAGGAATGATCGAGGTTGCTTGAACACAAACGCCCGGTGCATTGCACCGGGCGTTTTGGTTTGTGCCTTGACCCGATCAGTGGCCCTGAACCAACCCGCCTGTACGTCGGTCAACCCCTGCATTGCCAATTACAGATGCGCGATCATGAACAATCCATTCGATCAAATCAGCGACGCCTTTGCCCCACGCTACCGGGTCAACCTGAGCATCGAACGCCTGGATGGCAGCATCATGCTGACCTTGTCCGATGACAGCGGCATCGTCGCCAAGCGCCTGATCAGCCAAGCCCAGCGCAACGACCCCGTGCGCTTGCAGCGGGTGATCGACAGCATCCGCCTGGGCCTTGCCATCGAACAGGGCGAGAACCCCCTTGAGGTGCTCGCAGCCCTCACCCGCGACCCACGCCAGCAGCATTTCAGCACCAGCCACATCGCCAACTGAGCGCTAGCGGCCCTCGTCGACTTCCTTGCCGCTGGCATCCAGCACCCGGCTCGACGGGTAGCGGTAGGAGGCATAGCGCACCACCAGGATCGCAAAGGCCAGCAGCAGGATGCCGCCGCACAGGTACAACAGGCCAACATCCGGCGCCTTGTGGTGCGACACATCGCCGATCAGCAAGCGGGTCAGCGCCGTGATCGCCACGTACAGTAAAAAGCGAATGGGCATGTGGTTGGTCTTGAAGTAGATCCCCACCATCGCTCCCAGCTCCAGGTAGATGAACAGCAGCAGGATGTCATCGACGCTGACCCCACCTTTGCTGAGCATGTCCAGGAAGGTCATCACAGCGGCCCAGGCCGTGATCCCGCCGATACCGAACAACGCCAGGTAGTGGAACGACTCGACGCACAGGTTGCCCAGCGAGTCGGCCGAGCCATGCAGGCCCTTGCGCAGTTTTTCTGCCCATTTGATGTTCACGATGTTCGATTCCCCGATACGAGCTGAAGGATGATGCGCCACGCCTGTGACGCTTGTGCCATGCAGTTAAAGGGCCAGGCCCTTGGCTTGGAAGGCGACCGATTGCCGCAAGGCACCTATGGGCTACGCTTTTCCCGGATATAAATGGCCACTATTGGGTTGCATTGAAGTGGCCAGAGCGATTACTGTATATCGATACAGTAATTGATCAATCCAACCAGCTAAAAGGCACAGAGGTGATGAATGGCCGTCGAAGTGGTGTACCGCAGCAGCCGCGACCCGGAGCGTTTGTTCATGATTTATCGGACAGTGCGAGTGTAACGATGCAGCGCCAGGCCTTGCAGTCTACGTTTAAAGACTATCCAAATCAGTCAGTTAAGCTAGTACACCTGTGGTCCGTTAGATAGGTTTTTTCGAGGTCGATGTACAGATGTGAGCGATCACGGGTGTACAGTTACCCCCTAGGTATTGATTATTTTTTCAGAGCACTGCCACAAGTTGTTGGGTAGACCATAAATTTTGAGAGGCCGATTATGGCAGTAGAAGTCTTGTACCGAAGCACTCGCGATTTGGAGAAGGTTTTTTTGGATCGAAAATTAGCTGATGCACATGACCAAATGCTTGAATTGGCAGAAATTTTAACTGCCGTTCTCATTAAAAATGTACCGGGCCTTGACGAAAAACAAGCGGAGGACGCAAGCATTTTTATGGCGAAAAATAGAGCAATCTTTGCGTCGGCGTTTAAGAGTGGTGCTAATGCGTTAGATCAGTTGACAGGGAAAGACGATAGCGCCAATTGAGATGGTGTCACAACACATACCCAACCCATTTGATGCAGGGCGGAATCAGCATGCTTGAACGTCCCGCTTTCGGCCCCATAATCGCTTTTGATGATGGATAGCTATGGACGGGGCGTTGCTTAAACTACTGAGCCTAGAAGTCCGATCGAATCCCCGAAGCATCGAGAGTTTCATGGTCTTCGGATGTACTCGCCGCAGAGTTGATCCAATCCTCCTCTTGATCGTGCCAGTCGCCCGTGTCTACCATCAAAGAGTCTTCGACGAACTCTAGCGCCTCAGGATTTGGATTTGCCGCTTCGCAGGTCAATTCGCAGGTGTAATCGAACGACTCATCTAGTTCGGCTCCATCGCCCCTTCTGAGATCAGAGTTAGATCCCCACTGCAGTGTTACCCCTATGCTACCGCTTACCCTGATATGTACGGTCTCAGAGGTGATACTGGTAACCTCATGCGAGTCCACGTAGATTTCTTCAAGGGAATAGTGCGTGGCTAGCTCATCCACAGCGTCCAAACTTTCCCCAACAATCTGCTGGACCGTTGCATCATTGATCGCATGCGATAAACGATCCCCGACGGCGGCTCTGCACTCTTGGATGCAGGCCATCAGTCCGGCCACGGCTTCGATTGTTTCTACTGCGAGGCGCTCGATATCGTCTTCTTCCAAGAGGAAAACTTCTGGTGTGATGTGGACGTACCCGTTCAAACGGACTACGGCATCTCGAAGCTCCTCAAACTCCTGAGCGAAGTCCAACCGGAGCTTTGTTCGCACGTAGTGGTTGGAAAGCCCGCCCTGCGTTGCATACACACACCGCTCGACTCGCGTTACCTCCGGGACAACGCCTTCTGCCTTCTGCTGCCACCATATGCACTTTTTCACCTCGGCGTCTGGAGCAAGGCGCTTCAGCGTGTGACCCACCAGCTCGCGCATAGCAAAGGCGAAGTTATGAAAGCGCAGCCTGTTCCTGCGGTCTTCGAGATTAAACATCGCAGCTTCATAAAGGCAACGCTCGAACTGAGCATCACCGATTAACTGCAAGATCCTTTCGTCCATGTTCTTCCTCTCGTCTACGACCATTCCGGATCATCGCTCAGAGCGGGAATGGAAGTCACCTATAGGCTAAGCGCAACGGATGTTATGCGCTTCAGGGGACCATGCAGTCAGGGCTTGGCCAATAATGGCCGAGCAAGGGGCAACAGCCCCAGATCCATGGTAACTGCCGCAGCCTCGCGTTAAATCCAACGACGCTCAAACACAGCATGCTCGTCGACCGGCGGGACATCCATTCGAACCCAACCAGTTAAGCAGTTCATCATCGACTCGCTAGTCAAGATCTCGGTCATGATGAACTGCTCCATAGCCATATTCATCAGTGTAAGCGGCGACGAATACCTGCTTGATTGTCCTCTCGAATCGCTTCATGATCGTAAGTTCTAGCCAAACTCATAAGCAACTTCGAAGCAACAAATGGATGTGAAAACTGTAAAGCTTCACTCCAAGTTCGATATCTAGTAGCGAGCTCGCGTTCTTGCTCGCCCCCCTCACCACGAAAATGTGCACCCCGAGAGTTGTAAACTCCTGTATGCGCCCCCTCCATCATTGGCTCAGACTGAATATCTTCAATCACGTTACGAACAGGCGTGCACGGCCAGATGCCATCTTTTCCCACTGGTGCGTGCGAAAGGAGCTTCCCAATACAAACATCCGCAATGTCTCCACGACTCAGTTCGTTACACGACTGGCGGACCGCCTCTATCCATTTCGCAAGACGCACTTCATCAACCTCGCCGAAATCATCCTGTCCAGGCAGGCGGTGTATAGTCTCTAGCAACCTGTAACCGCGCTTGGCCATTTCGCCTATGCGATCTGGCGTGATTTGAAACTCAGCAGGGTCGGTCGCGCCATCCGCTCGTTTGTACATCCAGCAAATTGCCTGAACGTATAATTCAGGATGCTGCTCAATGTATTTTTCAAGATTGGGAACTTTGGAAACTTCGGACCTGCTCCAGGGTTGTCCTAATACATCTATATATGCGAACTCCAGGCTAGCCATTTGCTCAAGAGATATAGATGAAGATCGATTTAACTGATTGAACGCTTCTTCGACGTGGTAATGCTCTAGCATGTACTGATCAGGCAGATCCCTACCACCTTTTGCCATCTCTGACAACAGCTTGAAAATTACCATTCCGTCAATTTTAGCTATCTCATATCGAATGCACGAAAATGCTGCGCGAGGTCTTTCGGCATTTAACAAGCGCTCGACAGCTTCGCTGCTCTCCGATTCTGGGCCATGCAGCCATTCCGGCGCTACCTCGCCCCAGTAACGTAACTGAGCACGCTCTCCAAGGGTATCAACCAGCTTCCAAGTGCCTTTTCCAAACGGGGCAAGCAAGAAAAGATCAACCATACCCTCCTCAGACTCACCAGAGATGACTTTGAGCAAGATGGTTTCGCGCTGAACGTCATCCGTGATAGCTCGAATTGCACCACCGATGAGGTTCTTCTGAGAATGGACCTCACTCTCACCGATGAGGATCGGATCAAGTGCAAGTCGAAGTAATTCGACCAACTCCGATTCCGACAGGACGGAGCCAGCGGCAAGGGAACCAATCACCCAAGGAGCTCCTCCTTGTTCGGACAATTTTAAAATTCCGGAAAAACCACGTTGCATGAATACTTCGCGTAACGCTTCTGCTCTCTGATCGTTGATGCGCTTTTCACGCTCACGGTAGTTAGACTCTTCAATATTCTCTAATTCGTCAGCAGACTCCTCGACCCAAGCATTGCGGAACAGCCACAAATACTTATGAAGTAGATCGCTCGGTTCAAGCGCGTCATAGGCGGCTTTTCCTGCTGCGGTTAAACTGTCGTCAACACCAGTCCTCTTCGCACGTAGAACCGCACGACGCGATAGTGTTGAAACTCGAATTTTCTCGCGCATCACTGCCTTGTCAGCGTCACTTGCCTCAGCCTTTGCCCAACTCTCAATTAACTTCCATACTCTAGCCTGGTCCTCGTTACTCAGCGATTGTAAGCGATCGACTAAATCACTGAGCATTTCCAAGGTGTAATCCGCCCAGCTCAAAGAGAGCTCAACCACCTCACGTACAAACTCTCTAATCGGCCCCCACGTAGGAAGGGGCTCGCCGTATCCATAACCATCAGCGCGCCATCGCGGCTTGTGACTATAGTCGCCAACTTGACTGTGATTCTCAAACTGAGCGATACAAATCTTCCATGCGACATCAGGAAACTTCAAAGCTAGTTTCTTAATCAAATCCACACGTTGGGGTAGACTTGCCGCGGTCTGAGGCATCCATGCTCGAAAAATCGAGCGCAGCGAATTTGCGGGCTTGTTGAGCCAGTTGTCCTTAATCTCTATCTGCGCGAGCCGTGCGAGAATCAAGGCAGCACGGTGTAAGGTAGCGGGATTCCATGACAGCCCTTCAAGCGCCCACAACAACCCCGTTCGACTTGGGCTACCGCCTAGCAAGCCCGGGCTGACTGGCCTCAGAAGTCCAAATACCGCAGGACTCTCCGATCGAAGGTCCCGCTCCAATATAGATAGAAATTCATCTGGAGCTGCTTCTGCATAAGTCGGAAGGTCGCGATCATTAGCTTCTAAAGCTCGTGTTGTTAAAGGAGCCCGAAGCAAATCACGAACTACCCGAATTACCTCCGTTTCAATATCAATGCCGAAGCGCCCCCTGAACACTTCTTCGCCGTGAACCGCGAGTAAAACCAACGTTTCCGATATGCCTTCTCTGAAGGTGCTGGAGAATTCGCGCACCTTGCCATGATGTGGCGCAATCCAACGCTGGTCTTCATCAAGGTCGAGAGCGGGGTCGTCCTCTCCTAGGACCATGCGTGCCATTTCAAAATAGCGAGTTAGGTCAACTTCCATGATCCCGTCAGCGGCTGCGTAGAGCAGATCAAGCTTTGAAACCACTCCTCTGGCGGTGCCTATCGACCATATCGGCGCGTCGTTAAGTTTTGCCAAGTTTTGACAGTCTTTTTCAAGCTCGTCGTAGGGGCGCTCACCAGCCAGAAGTGAGAGCCCTATTTTATCGGCGTCGTTCCGGCTATCCCAAGCCCCGACGAGCAGAAATGGAACAAGCTTGGTTGCTATATGGACGTTCGCAGCCCACTCTGGCAATTGCACTGCTTGTACGGACGAGAGACGTCTTCGCAAAACAGTAAGAGAGCGGCCCGAAATTTTAGCAAGCTGAGTGACTTCATCCCTACTCTTGCCCATCCCTTCCAGGGCCGTATTGAACGCCTGATAGCTAGCCGGCTCCAAGATTACATCAGGAATCTTTATTGCGGCATTACGAGGATAAATTACAAACGAGTGCATAGACTTTGCGAAGGGAGCAAGATCTCGCTCAACCTCACGAGTGTATACGACCGGTATGAACGTTTGTTTACCCGAAGCGAGCCGAGGCAGCACATCAGGCTTGTCAAATACCAAGACCCGATCTCGATATGAAGCTAACTCTTCACCGCCATATTCACTAAGTAACTGGGCAAGAAATGCAAGCGCCTCTTCTGTTGAATCTGCAGCGATAGTAATTGGACGCTCTGGCGTATTGGATAAGCGGCTTATAACTGTGCGCTTTGCAGACTCAATCGCAGAATTGAATAGAGCACCTGTGAGAGGAGGCGCTGCGACCTCGGCCCAGTCTGCCCAGCATTTGTCGAGCGAACGAACGGCCTGTGCTGGGGTGCATGTCTCATTGGCGAACCATGCTTGGGCTGGCAGAGACTGCTCAAGCCATTGCTCAAGATCGCTCGCGTCATAAGCACGCACATCCCTCCACAGATTTAGCTCTTTCTTAGAATTAACCCAGGTAGCCTTCCCAGCCCAACGGCGGGGGGTAACAAACACAAACGTCGTTTCGGCACGCTCTCTGTCTTCGAGCGCAGCTACGCTCTTCTCAAAGTCGCCACTTGCTTTAGAGCGGGGATCTTCATTGGTTCCAAACTCCCAGCCGGAGCGACCGACTGGAATCCAAGGCGTCCCCTCGCCTGCTGTAACGAAACCATCCCACCCCGGTCGCTCGGCATCGTCATTGCCAGGAAAGTCGACTTTTGTGAGCCCGCGGCCGGTCGAGTGCACAAGCGTGCGCAAGAAAACGGCCAAGCGGGATCGCGCTCGAATGCTGTGGGAGACCCACCCTTCAATGGCATTAGCCTGAATCGCTAGGAATGGGGGGACATAGGTCACCGCATCAACAGGCGCTGCCTTTCGCTGGGCTCGCGACGCCTCGTATTGCGCCTGCATCTCCATCAAGTCCCTGAGCGGAAACTTAAACGCCTTCTCTAGTCGGGCAGCCATTTCCGCAGATAAAGCAGCCTTACCATTGAGCAGGTTCGATAAGGCAGGCCGCCCAACGCCTACAAGCTGGGCAGCCTTCGTGACTGACATCCCGGACGGGATGACCTCTGTCTTAATGCGTATCCCAGGGTGTAGAGCATCGATGGTCGGCATCGTGAATCCTCGGTGTATTAAGCTGTGGAGTCGAGCTCGCTCCAAAATATTGTATTGCGTAGCGCTACACAATACACTAATGTAGCTCCAGCAGGAGAGATGTGGACCATTTGACTGCTTGACCCTGTCAGGAGACGTAGGATTTTCGTCAAAGGCCTAAAGCTTGAATCAGCGGGCGTATTGAAGGGAGTGATCGCAGCGCCCAGCGGTGGCGGCTGGTTCCGAGCAGCCGATGATACTGCTCACGCGAGTGACTCAACGGTGGGATTTGGTTTTCTCGCCCCGTAAAAAGCAAAAACCCCGCAGCATGGCGGGGTTCTTACTCAGGGTACGCGGGCACGACCGGAATTCCGGAAAACCCACGTTTCGAGAGTGAAGATAGTAGAAAACCGATACGTTGACAAGGGACTCTATGCATTTCCACCTGACCGCCCCGCGCCTCAAGACCCTCGACACATTTTTCGTTACCACGAGCGACAGCGATCTCTTGGGATGCTATGCATGGACGCAAGCAGTCGGAGCCGCTCTCCTACCAATCCTCGGCGACCTCGAGGTCAGCCTTCGCAATGCCCTGCATAGAGGCCTGTCCCAGTACTATAGCGGAGCGGACAGCTTCGAGTGGATGCTCAAAACGAGACCTAACCCGTCCAGTCCTGCCGAGCCAACCTACTGGCACAAGCTCACACGATACACCCATGAGGATGTACTCGGCGCGGTAGGGAAAATCGCGAAGAAGAAAGGAAAAGGGAATGCAACTGTTGACGACATTGTCGCGAAGGTCCCCTTCGGATTCTGGGAAACGATTATCAAAGGCTTGAAGCATAAATCGCACCCTGCTGGCATGCAGGCTAGCGTTTTATCAATAGCATTTCCAAACGCCCCTGACCTGGCTACGACGCCATACGATGATGCAGCGTTTGTCGACCGACTGGCTAATCTACTTAGCCAAGTACGAGATGTTCGAAATAGGATTGGCCATCACGATCAGATCTGGAGAACGCCGGAGTTTGACTCATATGGCAATCTGGGCTTTATACCTCGCCGGCCACGCCAAACGGTAAACAGCCTCCGTTTGCTCGCAAACCAAATAACTTGGCTAGCAGGCTGGATAGATCCCGAAATTACTAATTACATTAAGGCGTCCGATCACTGGTGGTCCCTGCAAGCTCTGCTGACAAAAGAAGCATTGACAGTGTATCGGAAGAACGGTGGTAGGGTCGGTACGTACGAGGCGGTGATTCGCACGACACCACAGCATGAAGTCGTCACTTGGCCTAACAAGACTCCTCGTACTCCTGAAAAAATCCATAGGATCAATCGTCGCAGAGTATCTAACAAAATTTTCTATTGAAGCCAATCGCTGCTGATAAGCCGTTCGTTAGCCTTGAGAAACTCATAATCTGAAGGCCTATACCCATATTGCACTGGGTAGCGCAAGCCTCTCCCCCAAATACACATAGAGCAGCCTGGGCTCACTGACAACCCGTTGGTTGCTGAGTGGAAAAAATCCGCACCTTACTGACTGGAGACTAAACAGTTTAGAATAACAATACTGAAACTCGCTTCCGTATTTAATAGTACTGATTGAAGCCAATTTTAAAATCAACACAAAGACAGCTAAGCTAGAGCAGTCGATTTGCCTTCTAAAAGTTGCAACGACAAATAAAATACTCAAGTTTCTTTACTCATCCATTCACGCGCAGATCGCGCTCAGCCAAAAAAATAATTTCTGTGACCTTGAGGTTTTCTTGCTGGGGCGAGTGATGAATGCTGTAACAAGCCCCACCTACAACCTTGTAGATGTACCCCTCTTCCGCTCCTGAAGCGTCTTCAGCAACGCTCACTTCCTGGAGCGGTTCCATCACCCAGTCGCTCCCTCCCCTCATGTGACCAGGGGACATCAGGTGAGCCTGCGCGAACCATGAGCGGTCATCAAGCTCCGAAAGCATTTGTTTCAGGATCGGTACCGTAGGGATCATCAGCATGCTGCCCACGATGTCGTCACCGTAATCGCGCACAAGCTCCACGTAAAACCATGGGTGGTGCAGTTCCAGCTCAATAAATTTCCAGTGACGGCTGGCAGGCTCGCCGAAAATGCCTGCTGGGCTGAGTTCGGCATGTCTATAGGTCTTGAACATCGAAAAACCCTCAAAATATTAACAATAGTTAATGGATGTATGACGTTCAAGACGGCTTCATCATTCCTTTTGTAGGAATGAAAAAATGGAGCTGAAACAGGCATTTGGTAAGGCAATGAGGCTGCTGAGAAAATCCCGTAGCCTCAGCCAAGAAGATTTCGGCGGCCACAGTAGCCAAACCTACCTTAGTCAACTGGAAGCCGGAGGAAAGGGCCCTACCCTCGAAATGGTGCATGGGCTCGCCTCTGCCATGAATGTCCATCCTTTGACGATCTTGACCCAGTGCTACCTTTTTATGGACGAGGATGCCACCCTGGACTCAATCATTGAGCGAGTTCGTGAGGAGCTAAGCGTGACACCATTGGCCCCATGAGGATGGGCGCTTGCCCCTTCAGCATAAACTGAGATGTCCGATAGGATGCAACCAAGGGCTGCGCTGTCTGACCCAGCGGCGGAGTTGATCCTTGGCGCAACCTACGAGGCAGAGGAGCGGCAATGAAGGGCCGACGGAAGGTAAAGACTGACAAGTGGCGTCTAAAGGCAGAAAATGAAGGCGGCGCCCGGGAGCTTTTGCGAGGGCGGGAACAGACGCAAGGAAGGTTCCTCGACATAGCGGCACAAGTCGGCAAAGGAATGGAACCCGTTGGCCGACTTGCCGGTTGAGAGATAGGATTTCACCTTTGAGGTGTGCAAATGAACGATCCTCAGATACTAGCGCTGTGCCCAAGTTCACCACAGGGGTGTTGGAGCATCGACCACCGATGCTTCAAGGGAAGGTGCGAACAAACCTTGCATCTGGCAACGCTAGTGCTTGGCGGTCGTGTGCTTGCCGCGCAATGGCTGTACAAGCCAGCGATCGGGCTAAGGCATCAGTCACCTTGCAGCATCTTGGTAACTCGATCGGGCTACCAGCAAGTGGTGACACTTCTAGGACGAATTGAATACGGTGTCTACGCTTAACGCCGCTGGGTTCCATGCCAGAGTAACTGCCCACAACTCGTCTGACATAGGATCAGCTGTGTCCATCGCAGAGTCTATCTCGAACCGTATCAAGCGTATGCGTAAGGGGAGGCCCTTTGTTAGGAACGTATTCGAGAGAACGGGCTCACGCACTGCGGTAAACAAAGCTCTGTCTCGGATGGTGCTCAGTGGTTCTCTGGAGCGTGTTGCCCGCGGCGTTTACATGCGTCCCATGCGCAGCCGATACACGGGCAAAATGATTCGAGCCAACCCGATTTCTGTGTTAGAAGCCGTTGCCAGGGCAAGAGGCGAGACTATTCAGATCCATGGTGCAGAAGCTCTTCGCCGACTGGGGCTAAGTGTTCAAATGCAGGTTTTGCCCACTTTCTACACCAGCGGAAGGACACGTGAGATCAAGATTGGTAACGCGGTTGTTCGGCTGCGCCATGCGTCTCGCCGACGACTCCAACAAGCGGGAACGAAAATAGGGATGGCACTGACCGCCCTTTTCTATCTCGGAGAAAATGGCGTAACTGAGCAGATCGCGATC comes from the Pseudomonas urmiensis genome and includes:
- a CDS encoding DUF6088 family protein, whose translation is MSIAESISNRIKRMRKGRPFVRNVFERTGSRTAVNKALSRMVLSGSLERVARGVYMRPMRSRYTGKMIRANPISVLEAVARARGETIQIHGAEALRRLGLSVQMQVLPTFYTSGRTREIKIGNAVVRLRHASRRRLQQAGTKIGMALTALFYLGENGVTEQIAIKIANSLDHEEFNKLMTCKMPKWMRSALANCNWNARE
- a CDS encoding Abi family protein — its product is MHFHLTAPRLKTLDTFFVTTSDSDLLGCYAWTQAVGAALLPILGDLEVSLRNALHRGLSQYYSGADSFEWMLKTRPNPSSPAEPTYWHKLTRYTHEDVLGAVGKIAKKKGKGNATVDDIVAKVPFGFWETIIKGLKHKSHPAGMQASVLSIAFPNAPDLATTPYDDAAFVDRLANLLSQVRDVRNRIGHHDQIWRTPEFDSYGNLGFIPRRPRQTVNSLRLLANQITWLAGWIDPEITNYIKASDHWWSLQALLTKEALTVYRKNGGRVGTYEAVIRTTPQHEVVTWPNKTPRTPEKIHRINRRRVSNKIFY
- a CDS encoding helix-turn-helix domain-containing protein — its product is MELKQAFGKAMRLLRKSRSLSQEDFGGHSSQTYLSQLEAGGKGPTLEMVHGLASAMNVHPLTILTQCYLFMDEDATLDSIIERVREELSVTPLAP
- a CDS encoding YebG family protein yields the protein MAVEVLYRSTRDLEKVFLDRKLADAHDQMLELAEILTAVLIKNVPGLDEKQAEDASIFMAKNRAIFASAFKSGANALDQLTGKDDSAN
- a CDS encoding DUF3509 domain-containing protein, with the translated sequence MNNPFDQISDAFAPRYRVNLSIERLDGSIMLTLSDDSGIVAKRLISQAQRNDPVRLQRVIDSIRLGLAIEQGENPLEVLAALTRDPRQQHFSTSHIAN
- a CDS encoding antitoxin Xre/MbcA/ParS toxin-binding domain-containing protein is translated as MNDPQILALCPSSPQGCWSIDHRCFKGRCEQTLHLATLVLGGRVLAAQWLYKPAIGLRHQSPCSILVTRSGYQQVVTLLGRIEYGVYA
- a CDS encoding HigA family addiction module antitoxin, which encodes MPTIDALHPGIRIKTEVIPSGMSVTKAAQLVGVGRPALSNLLNGKAALSAEMAARLEKAFKFPLRDLMEMQAQYEASRAQRKAAPVDAVTYVPPFLAIQANAIEGWVSHSIRARSRLAVFLRTLVHSTGRGLTKVDFPGNDDAERPGWDGFVTAGEGTPWIPVGRSGWEFGTNEDPRSKASGDFEKSVAALEDRERAETTFVFVTPRRWAGKATWVNSKKELNLWRDVRAYDASDLEQWLEQSLPAQAWFANETCTPAQAVRSLDKCWADWAEVAAPPLTGALFNSAIESAKRTVISRLSNTPERPITIAADSTEEALAFLAQLLSEYGGEELASYRDRVLVFDKPDVLPRLASGKQTFIPVVYTREVERDLAPFAKSMHSFVIYPRNAAIKIPDVILEPASYQAFNTALEGMGKSRDEVTQLAKISGRSLTVLRRRLSSVQAVQLPEWAANVHIATKLVPFLLVGAWDSRNDADKIGLSLLAGERPYDELEKDCQNLAKLNDAPIWSIGTARGVVSKLDLLYAAADGIMEVDLTRYFEMARMVLGEDDPALDLDEDQRWIAPHHGKVREFSSTFREGISETLVLLAVHGEEVFRGRFGIDIETEVIRVVRDLLRAPLTTRALEANDRDLPTYAEAAPDEFLSILERDLRSESPAVFGLLRPVSPGLLGGSPSRTGLLWALEGLSWNPATLHRAALILARLAQIEIKDNWLNKPANSLRSIFRAWMPQTAASLPQRVDLIKKLALKFPDVAWKICIAQFENHSQVGDYSHKPRWRADGYGYGEPLPTWGPIREFVREVVELSLSWADYTLEMLSDLVDRLQSLSNEDQARVWKLIESWAKAEASDADKAVMREKIRVSTLSRRAVLRAKRTGVDDSLTAAGKAAYDALEPSDLLHKYLWLFRNAWVEESADELENIEESNYREREKRINDQRAEALREVFMQRGFSGILKLSEQGGAPWVIGSLAAGSVLSESELVELLRLALDPILIGESEVHSQKNLIGGAIRAITDDVQRETILLKVISGESEEGMVDLFLLAPFGKGTWKLVDTLGERAQLRYWGEVAPEWLHGPESESSEAVERLLNAERPRAAFSCIRYEIAKIDGMVIFKLLSEMAKGGRDLPDQYMLEHYHVEEAFNQLNRSSSISLEQMASLEFAYIDVLGQPWSRSEVSKVPNLEKYIEQHPELYVQAICWMYKRADGATDPAEFQITPDRIGEMAKRGYRLLETIHRLPGQDDFGEVDEVRLAKWIEAVRQSCNELSRGDIADVCIGKLLSHAPVGKDGIWPCTPVRNVIEDIQSEPMMEGAHTGVYNSRGAHFRGEGGEQERELATRYRTWSEALQFSHPFVASKLLMSLARTYDHEAIREDNQAGIRRRLH
- a CDS encoding phosphate-starvation-inducible protein PsiE codes for the protein MNIKWAEKLRKGLHGSADSLGNLCVESFHYLALFGIGGITAWAAVMTFLDMLSKGGVSVDDILLLFIYLELGAMVGIYFKTNHMPIRFLLYVAITALTRLLIGDVSHHKAPDVGLLYLCGGILLLAFAILVVRYASYRYPSSRVLDASGKEVDEGR